gacagcttgccctttttataaggcatagttgggcctgatcaaattttggcatcgtTGCCGGAGAATTATCGGTTTATCAATTACAGttgaaagaaacaaaaaattcttagtgtggtcagttttatttattttcaatccatacattgaaattttaatgtTTGTTAACTTGGTTGTAcaagtgcatgcctagaaactcatcgataACTGGTAAAgtgtttgaagcattatcagatcccaaaaaagttttcaaggccttaaatCGGGCCAACCGGAAAAACAAAAAACAACAATCAACTGAACAACCTGAACCAAACATGGCAGACCAGGTAAACAACAGAGACAACAATAGGGATAACATGGTAGACCCAACTGCGCAAGTAGTGGTGCCTCTTGTGCCAGAGGCTCCTTTATATGACTGGTAGCAACCCACAGTAGAGAATTTGGCCATAACGATATTAGTCCTGCAGATACATGCTGAATCTtttcaaatcacaaacaacatgctgcacttgttgcaaaacaagggactattttcggggtcataCGTTGATGATCCTCAACACCACCTGAAGAATTTCCTATCAATATGCAAAACTCAAAGGTATCCCAACGTAACTCAGGAAGCAATAAAGCTATTTTTGTTTCCATTttcagtgacaggagctgcccaaACTTGGCTAAATTTACTCCATATTAATTCCATCAtgacttgggaggagttagtcaaccAATTTGTGAATAAGTTTCATCCACCTAACAAGACTGCTCcgcaaattgatgaaattttgagcttcAGACAGAAACCAATGGAAACATTGCAATAAACATGGGAATGATTCAAAGGGATATTGGTTATATGTACGCATCACGGTATTTTAGACCAGATGTTGGGGCAGCAGTTTTACATGGGTCTGACTGATAGCGTGAAGGataatgttgatgcttcagctggtggagcattcttgagcaaaacatggagagaaagccAAATCCTGCTTGACAAGGTGGCACATAATTCGGGGTGGACAACCaagaatgcacctatcactccagtagtTCACTCAGTACCCTTAGATCCAGCCAACACTCTTTCTGAAAATATGCCACCTTAATGACACAAatgagcatactcaccaaaaaggtggaagagttaGGCCAGAAGCAACAGGTGCACATTGTAGATACAACCAATAggggcttgtgcacatcttgcattagtcagccaattagTAGCCAGTGGAATGCGGAAAGTGATCATCATTATTACCCTAAAGACATGAATTATGTATCTAATTATGGGggccagagacagggtggtcagaattggggccaaCAAAATCAGCCATACAGGCTAGTCCAGGGCACGCAGGTCAACTCCTGCTCGTTCTTTTGATACTAACAGGTTCGTCTCCGTCAAGGCTCAGGACCGTTTTGCTGATAAGGCTTCTAAGAAACCAATACCGGAAAGGGGCATAGATATAGGGTCGCTCAAACTTGGTTGCCCCAACTTGTATAATGAGTTGGTTAGGCAGGGGATGCCAATCTTCTTTAAAGAGATGGACGATGGGAATTTGATAGTTTTACGCGAATTCTATGCCAACGTAAAAGAACATGTGAATGGTGTAGTAACAGTGCGCAAGAGGCTGTGGATGCCTCTGTTGAGGCTATTCGGAGGATATACCAGCTAGCCGCACTGGTGGTATATCCAAGTGAAAACACAAAACCAGATGTGCTTTTCATGTAATCTTTTGAACCTGCCCAATCACTGTCACAAAATCCAATTAAAGTTAATTCTTCACCCTTGAAATATTTGATGCGATAAGCCAAGGTTCCTTTGATGTAACGAAGAACTCGTTTGGCTGCTCCAAGGTAAATATAATTGGGAATTTGCATAAACCTTGACAACAAACTAGTAGCAAACATTATATCGGGCCTCGTAGCCGTTAAATACATCAAACTACCAATGATACTTCTGTAAAGAGTGCTATCCACTTTTCTTCCACCATCATTTTTCATCAGCTTCTCATTTGAAGCGAGTGGTGTTGGTACTGCTTTGCACCCGAACATATTAAACTTTCTAAGCATTGCTTCAGCATAGCTTTGCCGAGAAACAAATACTTCATCATCCTCTTGAGTAACTTCAAGACCAAGAAAATGATGCAATAGACCCAAATCACTCATTTCATATCTTTTCATTATGTCTTTTTTGAACTCGGTAACTGCAGCCTCATTTTTACCGGTAAAAATCAGATCATCAACATAAATCACAACAATAAGAATAGAGTTACCTTACTTCTTGACATAGAGAGTAGACTCGCCTTTTCTTTTGATGAACCCACTTTGCAAGAAGTACTTATCAATTTGACTGTACCATTGTCGGGGTGCTTGTTTCAACCCTTACAAGGCCTTCTTGAGCTTATATACTTTATCTTCTTCTCATTTAATCACAAAGCCACCAGGTTGATGAACAtcaatttcttcttcaagttgACCCTTCAAAAAAACTGATTTCACATCAAGTTGATATAATAACAATCCCTTTTGTGCTGCTAATGAAATAAGTGTCCGAATTGTATCTTTGCGGGACACCGTTGCAAAAGTTTCATGATAATCAACATCAGCCTGTTGTGAATACCCTTTTTCAACCAATCTTGCTATGTGCTTCATGATGGAGCCATCTAGATTACTTTTTATCTTGTAAATCCATTTTACTCCAACAATTTTTCAATTTGCTGGCTTGTTTACCAACTCCCAAGTCTAATATTTCTCAATCATATATAGCTCTTCTGGCATAGCCTTCTTCTAAACTTCGTCCTTAGCTGCTTCTTCAAAACTTGCTGGCTCAATTATGCATAGTTACATGAAGCATAAATGTCAACAAGGTCTCTCATTTTAACCGGAATACTCGTTGGTCTCGAAGTGCTAGAGCTTGCTTCGTTGCTTGAAGGTGAGGAAGGATCAGCTTCTGAAACTTCTTCCTccttattttcttcttcattctcAGCCACCACTATGTTTTTTGTAGCCTCATTCTTTTCCCAATTCCAACTGTCTCCTTCATCAAAAAACACATCTATGCTTGTGATGACATTTTTCCTCTTCAAGCTATACACTTTATAGCCCTTTGATTTTGAGATATAGCCAAAAAAAAATGCACTTCTCACTTGTTTCATCAAGCTTGCTCCTCTTTTCTTACGGGATGTGAGCATAGAAAATGCACCCAAAAACTTTCAAGTGCTTCACTGAAGGTTTCCTCTTGCTCCAAGCTTCCAAGGGGGTCTTATTTTGCACTGCCTTGGTCGGACACCTGTTTATCAAGTATACCGCCATATacactgcttcagcccaaaaagTATTTGGCATTCCTTTCTCTTTCAACATAGTTTTTGCCATTTCAACAACCGTTTGATTCTTTCTTTCGgatacaccattttgttgtggtgtgtgCCCAACGGTTAGTTGcctttcaatttcttcatcctcacaAAATTTCTCAAATTGTTTTGAGGTATATTCCTTACCTCGATCACTTCTTAGCACCTTTATATATTTTCCACTTTGCTTTTCCACAAGGCTcttgaattttttaaaaatgccATACACCTCGGATTTTTTGTTTCATAAAATAAACCCAAGTCATCCGTGGATAGTCATCAATGAACAAGATAAAATACTTGTTACCTCCAAGAGATGTAGTACTCATTGGACCGCACACATCGGTATGGACCAGCTCTAAAGCTTTGTTTGTTCTCCAAGCTCCGCCTTGAGGGAATGAGTTTCTATGGTGTTTTCCCATAGCACATCCTTCACATACTCCatccttttcttcaatttttagcaGCCCATATACCATTTCTTTTTCCTGCAATAATTTCATTCCATTAAAGTATAAGTGCCCTAGCCTTTTGTGCCATAGCCAGGATTCATCTTTCACTTGTGCTTTCATGGCTACTTCTCCCCCATAATTGAAGGTTAATGAGAAGTTTCTTCCTTTTTCCATCATTGCTTTTGCCATCAATTTGTTTCCTCCTTTTTTATCATAAATTGtgcaataattgttttcaaaatagaCAGCATATCCATTTTCCACCAGCTGCCTAACACTCAATAAATTTTGATCTAAATCTGGAACCAAAAGTACATTA
The Nicotiana sylvestris chromosome 11, ASM39365v2, whole genome shotgun sequence DNA segment above includes these coding regions:
- the LOC138880982 gene encoding uncharacterized mitochondrial protein AtMg00810-like, whose translation is MKRYEMSDLGLLHHFLGLEVTQEDDEVFVSRQSYAEAMLRKFNMFGCKAVPTPLASNEKLMKNDGGRKVDSTLYRSIIGSLMYLTATRPDIMFATSLLSRFMQIPNYIYLGAAKRVLRYIKGTLAYRIKYFKGEELTLIGFCDSDWAGSKDYMKSTSGFVFSLGYTTSAASWVIMMITFRIPLATNWLTNARCAQAPIGCIYNVHLLLLA